In one Dermacentor variabilis isolate Ectoservices chromosome 4, ASM5094787v1, whole genome shotgun sequence genomic region, the following are encoded:
- the LOC142579039 gene encoding retinol dehydrogenase 5-like isoform X2: MRQKKVGQSQAMPLPDTLLRAEDFYRELAVYLLTPTLTYLALRLVPALWTPLVYASCAIGLPVVCVFTLGYFLYSLLPDSGVSATGKAVLITGCDTGFGHRLAIRLDRLGFQVFAGCLFPHGEGARSLQLKASSKLHIVPLNVTKDEDFRQAVDYVRQNLDGNGLWAVVANAGVFGAMELEWWSITEMQQHFDINVFGCVRTVQAFLPLLRQSKGRIVLTASYAGRATASWNNVYSMTKHAVISLGDGLRRELMKWGISVILVEPTYYKTAILPKPENIVKKYKESNLPREVKEAYGDDYVSEMADISVNTMAFFARDNVDEVVDTLEKAVCARHPRQMYRCDGFVRWLLVVVFLCFPLVFQDLLDYLFLHHHAVGPDGKLVKKPSVLERVTNKVKSILAPEKLKK; the protein is encoded by the exons ATGAGGCAGAAGAAAGTGGGACAGTCGCAAGCCATGCCGCTGCCGGACACCCTCCTCCGTGCG GAGGACTTTTACCGCGAGCTCGCGGTGTACCTGCTGACGCCGACGTTGACCTACTTGGCGCTGCGGCTGGTGCCGGCGCTATGGACGCCGCTGGTGTACGCCTCCTGCGCCATCGGACTGCCCGTGGTGTGCGTCTTCACGCTCGGATACTTCCTGTACAGTCTGCTGCCGGACTCCGGCGTGTCGGCTACGGGAAAGGCGGTGCTCATCACGGGCTGCGACACCGGCTTCGGCCACCGGCTCGCCATTCGCCTCGATAGGCTGGGCTTTCAA GTGTTCGCGGGCTGCCTGTTTCCACACGGCGAAGGTGCCAGGAGTCTGCAGCTGAAGGCATCCAGCAAGCTTCACATTGTGCCGCTGAACGTTACGAAGGACGAAGACTTCCGCCAGGCCGTGGATTACGTACGTCAAAACCTCGATGGAAACG GTCTGTGGGCGGTAGTGGCCAACGCCGGCGTGTTCGGTGCCATGGAGCTTGAATGGTGGAGCATCACCGAGATGCAGCAGCACTTCGACATCAACGTGTTTGGTTGCGTGCGCACCGTTCAGGCCTTCCTGCCGCTGCTGCGCCAGTCTAAGGGGCGGATTGTGCTCACCGCGAGCTACGCTG GTAGAGCGACGGCCTCGTGGAACAACGTGTACAGCATGACCAAGCATGCGGTAATTTCCTTGGGTGATGGACTGCGGCGAGAGTTGATGAAATGGGGCATCTCGGTCATCCTCGTGGAGCCCACCTACTACAA AACTGCTATACTCCCGAAGCCGGAAAACATCGTCAAAAAGTACAAGGAGAGCAATCTGCCCCGGGAGGTGAAAGAGGCCTACGGCGACGACTACGTCTCCGAGATGGCCGACATCTCGGTCAACACGATGGCGTTCTTCGCGCGCGACAACGTCGACGAAGTCGTGGACACCCTCGAGAAGGCGGTGTGCGCTCGCCACCCGAGGCAGATGTACCGCTGCGACGGCTTCGTCCGCTGGCTTCTCGTGGTCGTATTCCTGTGCTTCCCCCTGGTGTTTCAGGACCTCCTCGACTACCTCTTCCTGCACCACCACGCGGTCGGCCCCGACGGCAAGTTGGTCAAGAAACCCTCCGTGCTCGAGAGGGTCACGAACAAGGTGAAATCCATTTTGGCACCGGAGAAGCTCAAAAAGTGA
- the LOC142579039 gene encoding retinol dehydrogenase 5-like isoform X3, protein MRVSKRSGWEDFYRELAVYLLTPTLTYLALRLVPALWTPLVYASCAIGLPVVCVFTLGYFLYSLLPDSGVSATGKAVLITGCDTGFGHRLAIRLDRLGFQVFAGCLFPHGEGARSLQLKASSKLHIVPLNVTKDEDFRQAVDYVRQNLDGNGLWAVVANAGVFGAMELEWWSITEMQQHFDINVFGCVRTVQAFLPLLRQSKGRIVLTASYAGRATASWNNVYSMTKHAVISLGDGLRRELMKWGISVILVEPTYYKTAILPKPENIVKKYKESNLPREVKEAYGDDYVSEMADISVNTMAFFARDNVDEVVDTLEKAVCARHPRQMYRCDGFVRWLLVVVFLCFPLVFQDLLDYLFLHHHAVGPDGKLVKKPSVLERVTNKVKSILAPEKLKK, encoded by the exons GAGGACTTTTACCGCGAGCTCGCGGTGTACCTGCTGACGCCGACGTTGACCTACTTGGCGCTGCGGCTGGTGCCGGCGCTATGGACGCCGCTGGTGTACGCCTCCTGCGCCATCGGACTGCCCGTGGTGTGCGTCTTCACGCTCGGATACTTCCTGTACAGTCTGCTGCCGGACTCCGGCGTGTCGGCTACGGGAAAGGCGGTGCTCATCACGGGCTGCGACACCGGCTTCGGCCACCGGCTCGCCATTCGCCTCGATAGGCTGGGCTTTCAA GTGTTCGCGGGCTGCCTGTTTCCACACGGCGAAGGTGCCAGGAGTCTGCAGCTGAAGGCATCCAGCAAGCTTCACATTGTGCCGCTGAACGTTACGAAGGACGAAGACTTCCGCCAGGCCGTGGATTACGTACGTCAAAACCTCGATGGAAACG GTCTGTGGGCGGTAGTGGCCAACGCCGGCGTGTTCGGTGCCATGGAGCTTGAATGGTGGAGCATCACCGAGATGCAGCAGCACTTCGACATCAACGTGTTTGGTTGCGTGCGCACCGTTCAGGCCTTCCTGCCGCTGCTGCGCCAGTCTAAGGGGCGGATTGTGCTCACCGCGAGCTACGCTG GTAGAGCGACGGCCTCGTGGAACAACGTGTACAGCATGACCAAGCATGCGGTAATTTCCTTGGGTGATGGACTGCGGCGAGAGTTGATGAAATGGGGCATCTCGGTCATCCTCGTGGAGCCCACCTACTACAA AACTGCTATACTCCCGAAGCCGGAAAACATCGTCAAAAAGTACAAGGAGAGCAATCTGCCCCGGGAGGTGAAAGAGGCCTACGGCGACGACTACGTCTCCGAGATGGCCGACATCTCGGTCAACACGATGGCGTTCTTCGCGCGCGACAACGTCGACGAAGTCGTGGACACCCTCGAGAAGGCGGTGTGCGCTCGCCACCCGAGGCAGATGTACCGCTGCGACGGCTTCGTCCGCTGGCTTCTCGTGGTCGTATTCCTGTGCTTCCCCCTGGTGTTTCAGGACCTCCTCGACTACCTCTTCCTGCACCACCACGCGGTCGGCCCCGACGGCAAGTTGGTCAAGAAACCCTCCGTGCTCGAGAGGGTCACGAACAAGGTGAAATCCATTTTGGCACCGGAGAAGCTCAAAAAGTGA
- the LOC142579039 gene encoding retinol dehydrogenase 5-like isoform X1, with translation MRQKKVGQSQAMPLPDTLLRAVEDFYRELAVYLLTPTLTYLALRLVPALWTPLVYASCAIGLPVVCVFTLGYFLYSLLPDSGVSATGKAVLITGCDTGFGHRLAIRLDRLGFQVFAGCLFPHGEGARSLQLKASSKLHIVPLNVTKDEDFRQAVDYVRQNLDGNGLWAVVANAGVFGAMELEWWSITEMQQHFDINVFGCVRTVQAFLPLLRQSKGRIVLTASYAGRATASWNNVYSMTKHAVISLGDGLRRELMKWGISVILVEPTYYKTAILPKPENIVKKYKESNLPREVKEAYGDDYVSEMADISVNTMAFFARDNVDEVVDTLEKAVCARHPRQMYRCDGFVRWLLVVVFLCFPLVFQDLLDYLFLHHHAVGPDGKLVKKPSVLERVTNKVKSILAPEKLKK, from the exons ATGAGGCAGAAGAAAGTGGGACAGTCGCAAGCCATGCCGCTGCCGGACACCCTCCTCCGTGCGGTT GAGGACTTTTACCGCGAGCTCGCGGTGTACCTGCTGACGCCGACGTTGACCTACTTGGCGCTGCGGCTGGTGCCGGCGCTATGGACGCCGCTGGTGTACGCCTCCTGCGCCATCGGACTGCCCGTGGTGTGCGTCTTCACGCTCGGATACTTCCTGTACAGTCTGCTGCCGGACTCCGGCGTGTCGGCTACGGGAAAGGCGGTGCTCATCACGGGCTGCGACACCGGCTTCGGCCACCGGCTCGCCATTCGCCTCGATAGGCTGGGCTTTCAA GTGTTCGCGGGCTGCCTGTTTCCACACGGCGAAGGTGCCAGGAGTCTGCAGCTGAAGGCATCCAGCAAGCTTCACATTGTGCCGCTGAACGTTACGAAGGACGAAGACTTCCGCCAGGCCGTGGATTACGTACGTCAAAACCTCGATGGAAACG GTCTGTGGGCGGTAGTGGCCAACGCCGGCGTGTTCGGTGCCATGGAGCTTGAATGGTGGAGCATCACCGAGATGCAGCAGCACTTCGACATCAACGTGTTTGGTTGCGTGCGCACCGTTCAGGCCTTCCTGCCGCTGCTGCGCCAGTCTAAGGGGCGGATTGTGCTCACCGCGAGCTACGCTG GTAGAGCGACGGCCTCGTGGAACAACGTGTACAGCATGACCAAGCATGCGGTAATTTCCTTGGGTGATGGACTGCGGCGAGAGTTGATGAAATGGGGCATCTCGGTCATCCTCGTGGAGCCCACCTACTACAA AACTGCTATACTCCCGAAGCCGGAAAACATCGTCAAAAAGTACAAGGAGAGCAATCTGCCCCGGGAGGTGAAAGAGGCCTACGGCGACGACTACGTCTCCGAGATGGCCGACATCTCGGTCAACACGATGGCGTTCTTCGCGCGCGACAACGTCGACGAAGTCGTGGACACCCTCGAGAAGGCGGTGTGCGCTCGCCACCCGAGGCAGATGTACCGCTGCGACGGCTTCGTCCGCTGGCTTCTCGTGGTCGTATTCCTGTGCTTCCCCCTGGTGTTTCAGGACCTCCTCGACTACCTCTTCCTGCACCACCACGCGGTCGGCCCCGACGGCAAGTTGGTCAAGAAACCCTCCGTGCTCGAGAGGGTCACGAACAAGGTGAAATCCATTTTGGCACCGGAGAAGCTCAAAAAGTGA